A single Thunnus thynnus chromosome 6, fThuThy2.1, whole genome shotgun sequence DNA region contains:
- the ccn5 gene encoding WNT1-inducible-signaling pathway protein 2, whose translation MDCVIALAVLLCVATQVLCQLCDRPCLCPGPVPQCPTGVQLVLDGCRCCQVCARQRGEPCTEMFPCDSQRGLQCDYSASFPGSPGECVGQEDLGCEVNGITYQEGQSFQPSCDAYCHCRGGGVTCVPACPLTVRLPTPDCPNPQFIRLPGKCCKEWVCENLENTVIQDAITAMRPNRLWPALPRDHLLNKLVSPAPTCIEQSTQWSACSQSCGAGVSTRVSNQNPSCKLQMETRLCKVRPCHTVLPAPRKPKWGRQGQCKASYTSPGPIRLVHQGCYSTRAYKLRYCGQCTDSRCCMPYQTTTAEVTFRCPTGRLLPRAVMMIHTCVCHNNCPYSPYSNPALWGYRP comes from the exons ATGGACTGTGTGATAGCTTTGGCTGTACTGCTGTGTGTGGCAACACAG GTGTTGTGCCAGCTGTGTGACAGGCCCTGCCTTTGCCCCGGTCCTGTCCCTCAGTGTCCCACAGGAGTCCAACTGGTTCTGGATGGCTGCCGGTGCTGCCAGGTGTGTGCCCGGCAGCGAGGCGAGCCTTGCACTGAGATGTTTCCTTGCGACAGCCAGAGAGGGCTGCAGTGCGACTACAGCGCCAGCTTCCCCGGAAGCCCTGGGGAGTGTGTCG GTCAGGAGGATCTGGGCTGTGAAGTCAATGGCATCACTTACCAGGAGGGCCAGTCCTTTCAGCCCTCCTGTGATGCCTACTGCCACTGCAGAGGTGGAGGGGTGACCTGTGTGCCGGCTTGTCCCCTGACTGTCCGTCTTCCCACTCCAGATTGTCCCAACCCACAATTTATCCGGCTACCGGGGAAGTGCTGCAAGGAGTGGGTGTGTGAAAACCTGGAGAACACAGTCATTCAGGATGCCATCACAG CCATGAGACCCAACAGGCTTTGGCCAGCCCTCCCAAGGGATCATCTTCTAAACAAACTGGTCTCACCTGCCCCCACCTGTATAGAGCAGAGCACCCAATGGAGTGCCTGTTCCCAGAGTTGTGGGGCTGGGGTCTCCACACGGGTTTCTAACCAGAATCCTTCCTGCAAGCTGCAAATGGAGACTCGACTATGCAAAGTGCGGCCTTGCCATACAGTCCTGCCTGCCCCAAGGAAACCCAAG TGGGGACGGCAGGGACAGTGCAAGGCCAGCTACACGTCACCGGGGCCCATTCGACTCGTTCACCAGGGCTGCTACAGCACTCGTGCCTACAAGCTCCGGTACTGTGGACAGTGTACTGACTCCCGCTGCTGCATGCCTTACCAAACCACCACTGCTGAGGTGACCTTCCGCTGCCCCACCGGCAGACTGCTACCGCGAGCTGTGATGATGATCCACACGTGTGTCTGTCATAACAACTGCCCCTACTCTCCGTACAGTAACCCTGCTCTTTGGGGATACCGTCCTTGA